A DNA window from Sediminitomix flava contains the following coding sequences:
- a CDS encoding carbonic anhydrase family protein: protein MKSIILFLLCSFFIACKHSPKDETVADNHLKQTHYLSVEKGHGKLQSPINIVTSEEDDSTHTIYYNYTHITDKPHQLINEGKTVKVEYEPGSTFSFDGIEYNFDQLHFHTPSEHLIDGVTYPMEMHLVHSNTNKDGSKNYLVLAVLFKEGTDPNFFKELIERIPDKVGDRVVLPAKSLDVRSLAKGLDKSKDFAFFHYRGSLTTPPHTERVEWIIFKHIFEASPHTIQRINKIEGDNARHIQEVFNREID from the coding sequence ATGAAAAGTATCATTCTCTTTTTGCTATGTAGCTTTTTTATAGCTTGTAAACATTCTCCCAAAGACGAAACTGTTGCCGATAATCATCTCAAACAAACACATTACCTTTCTGTAGAGAAAGGGCATGGGAAGTTACAATCACCTATAAATATAGTAACCTCCGAAGAAGACGATTCAACACATACGATTTATTATAATTATACACATATCACAGATAAACCTCACCAACTTATCAATGAAGGCAAAACGGTAAAAGTAGAATATGAACCTGGAAGTACGTTTAGTTTTGATGGAATAGAGTACAATTTTGACCAACTTCACTTTCATACTCCGTCAGAACATTTGATAGATGGTGTGACATATCCAATGGAAATGCATTTGGTACATTCAAATACTAATAAGGATGGTTCTAAAAATTACTTAGTTTTAGCTGTGCTTTTTAAAGAAGGAACAGATCCTAATTTCTTTAAAGAATTGATCGAACGAATTCCAGACAAAGTAGGGGATAGAGTTGTATTGCCTGCTAAATCTCTAGATGTTCGTTCTCTTGCCAAAGGGCTTGACAAAAGTAAGGATTTTGCATTTTTTCATTATAGAGGTTCACTTACCACACCGCCCCATACCGAACGAGTTGAGTGGATTATTTTTAAGCATATTTTTGAAGCCTCACCTCACACGATACAGCGAATTAATAAAATTGAAGGAGATAATGCGAGGCATATTCAAGAGGTTTTCAATCGAGAAATTGATTGA
- the metK gene encoding methionine adenosyltransferase yields MAYLFTSESVSEGHPDKVADQISDSVLDAMLSQDPDSRVACETLVTTGLAVLAGEITTKAYVEIPDIVRETINNIGYNKDNYQFSGDSCGVQVALHSQSPDIAQGVNEGEGVDKEQGAGDQGMMFGYATNETPEYLPTALAFSHRLVKELANIRKNESDVMPYLRPDAKAQVTIEYNEDGKPKRVHTIVVSTQHDDFAAEEEMLAKIAEDVKEHVIARVIPAELLDGDTIYHINPTGKFVIGGPHGDAGLTGRKIIVDTYGGKGAHGGGAFSGKDPSKVDRSAAYAARHIAKNVVAAGLADEALVQVAYAIGISNPVSLNINTYGTAKVGLSDVEIAAKLSQIFDMRPKAIIDRLGLKNPIYTPTAAYGHVGRSPYTAEVEFNTVDITEVDGVKTEIRKKELKEVEFFTWEKTDYVGKIKDDFSL; encoded by the coding sequence ATGGCATACCTATTCACATCTGAATCGGTGTCTGAAGGGCACCCTGATAAAGTTGCTGACCAAATCTCAGACTCAGTCTTAGACGCAATGTTGTCTCAAGACCCAGACTCTCGTGTTGCTTGTGAGACGCTCGTAACTACAGGGCTTGCAGTATTAGCTGGAGAAATCACAACAAAAGCATACGTAGAAATCCCTGATATTGTACGCGAGACAATTAATAATATAGGTTATAACAAAGATAATTATCAATTCTCTGGAGACTCTTGTGGTGTTCAAGTGGCACTGCACAGTCAATCACCTGATATTGCACAAGGTGTAAATGAAGGAGAAGGAGTTGATAAAGAGCAAGGAGCAGGAGATCAAGGGATGATGTTTGGTTATGCCACAAATGAGACTCCAGAATATTTGCCTACAGCTTTGGCATTCTCTCACCGTTTGGTAAAGGAATTGGCTAACATCCGTAAAAATGAATCTGATGTAATGCCATATCTTCGCCCTGATGCAAAAGCTCAAGTAACGATTGAGTATAATGAAGACGGTAAACCAAAGCGTGTTCATACAATTGTTGTTTCTACTCAACACGATGATTTTGCAGCAGAAGAAGAAATGTTAGCAAAAATTGCTGAGGATGTAAAAGAGCATGTTATTGCTAGAGTAATTCCTGCTGAATTATTAGACGGAGATACAATCTATCACATCAACCCTACAGGTAAATTTGTGATTGGTGGACCTCACGGTGATGCAGGTTTGACTGGTCGTAAAATTATTGTAGATACTTACGGTGGTAAAGGTGCTCACGGTGGCGGTGCATTTTCAGGAAAAGATCCTTCTAAAGTAGACCGTTCGGCTGCTTATGCTGCTCGTCACATCGCGAAAAACGTAGTTGCAGCAGGATTGGCAGACGAAGCGTTGGTACAAGTTGCTTATGCAATTGGTATCTCAAATCCAGTATCTTTGAATATCAATACTTATGGTACAGCTAAAGTAGGTCTTTCTGATGTAGAAATTGCGGCTAAACTTTCTCAAATTTTCGATATGCGTCCTAAAGCAATTATCGATCGTCTGGGATTGAAAAACCCTATCTATACTCCAACGGCAGCTTACGGGCACGTAGGTCGTTCTCCTTACACTGCTGAAGTAGAATTCAACACAGTTGATATCACTGAAGTTGATGGTGTTAAGACAGAAATCCGTAAGAAAGAACTTAAAGAAGTTGAGTTCTTCACTTGGGAAAAGACAGATTATGTAGGAAAAATTAAAGACGATTTTAGCCTTTAA
- a CDS encoding tetratricopeptide repeat protein, whose translation MKKIIFFVTSLLYFTFQANAQVALDQKVSSYTCDCLRNYAPEEIDDEIMENCISEAMKAVAPEMTQVQIKALEQVDNMWALIENVTKQVSENCLQQSSSKDKGNTYYYSVWKKANKWYENGKTFEEIQDYTNAIKAYDKALIIDPEFVLAWDNMGFCYKQLKNYPEAIRAFKKSLILYPEGKFAQIELAEAYLLTKESDKAVEIYNGYKELFPDEAFGYLSAGNIRLGEGNYRAATEDILMAHKINILTGANSKQSKKLLLLMYKKYKDDGAEDELLEKAKEMGIELKKE comes from the coding sequence ATGAAGAAGATTATCTTTTTTGTTACCAGCCTTTTATACTTCACCTTTCAAGCAAATGCTCAAGTTGCTTTAGATCAAAAAGTAAGTTCGTACACATGTGATTGCTTACGAAATTATGCTCCTGAAGAAATTGACGATGAGATAATGGAAAATTGTATTTCAGAAGCAATGAAAGCAGTAGCTCCAGAAATGACACAAGTGCAAATCAAAGCCCTTGAACAAGTCGATAATATGTGGGCACTTATTGAAAATGTAACCAAACAAGTTTCTGAAAATTGCTTGCAACAATCTTCTTCAAAAGATAAAGGAAATACCTATTATTATTCGGTATGGAAAAAGGCCAATAAATGGTATGAAAACGGAAAAACGTTCGAAGAAATACAAGACTATACCAATGCGATAAAAGCTTATGATAAAGCATTAATCATTGACCCTGAATTTGTATTGGCTTGGGATAATATGGGTTTTTGCTATAAGCAACTGAAGAATTACCCTGAAGCAATTAGAGCTTTCAAAAAATCATTAATTCTCTATCCTGAAGGTAAGTTTGCCCAAATTGAGCTTGCAGAAGCCTATCTTTTAACCAAAGAAAGTGATAAAGCCGTAGAAATTTACAATGGTTATAAGGAGCTATTTCCAGATGAAGCTTTTGGCTACTTATCTGCTGGAAATATCCGATTGGGAGAAGGAAATTACAGAGCTGCCACTGAAGATATCCTAATGGCACATAAAATCAACATCTTAACTGGAGCAAACAGTAAACAAAGTAAAAAGCTACTTTTACTAATGTATAAAAAGTATAAAGATGACGGTGCTGAAGATGAGCTTCTCGAAAAAGCCAAAGAAATGGGAATCGAGTTGAAAAAAGAATAA
- a CDS encoding M48 family metallopeptidase — protein MENKPKKIRVNFPGITSEAWEHPADKAALLALRKVPGIDKVIKALYSVFDEKSIYLYLLATSVRVNEKQFGRVHRIYMEACTIFDIPEDERPALFVTQTPFLNAGAIGWSKPMITLNSGVVEQMSDDELMAIIGHELGHILSGHVLYRTLLFLLLKVTDRALPMLTGIALKPIILALQEWNRKSELSCDRAGLLAVQDPEVVINMEMKMAGGRNIHEMDLGEFIKQAEEYESSDSISDSFHKLMNVLSYATTHPFAVTRLNELLKWVQGGEYDQILRGFYKDLANERIAETTKKAGKGYADDFFKFTDSILKGAKDATSFAKEKTEEAFSKKVESDVEQEEEEATEARSSVKAEDIYDFVDEKAQGFKDLVDDFLSKK, from the coding sequence ATGGAAAACAAGCCAAAAAAGATTAGAGTAAACTTCCCAGGAATTACTTCTGAAGCATGGGAACACCCTGCAGATAAAGCTGCTTTGCTAGCTTTAAGAAAAGTACCTGGTATCGATAAAGTCATAAAAGCACTTTATAGTGTATTTGACGAGAAATCAATCTACTTGTATTTACTAGCCACATCGGTTCGTGTAAATGAAAAGCAGTTCGGAAGAGTACACCGAATTTATATGGAGGCATGTACTATTTTCGATATCCCAGAAGACGAGCGACCAGCTTTATTTGTGACACAAACACCATTTCTGAATGCAGGAGCAATTGGTTGGTCAAAGCCTATGATCACACTAAATTCTGGCGTGGTGGAGCAAATGAGTGATGATGAATTAATGGCCATTATTGGTCATGAGCTTGGGCATATTTTGAGTGGGCATGTGCTTTATCGTACGCTTTTATTTTTATTGCTAAAAGTAACTGATCGTGCTTTACCAATGCTTACAGGAATTGCACTCAAACCAATTATTTTGGCATTACAAGAATGGAATAGAAAAAGCGAATTGAGTTGTGACCGTGCAGGTCTTCTTGCGGTTCAAGACCCTGAAGTTGTGATTAACATGGAAATGAAGATGGCAGGGGGACGTAATATTCATGAAATGGATTTGGGAGAATTCATCAAGCAAGCTGAAGAATATGAAAGCTCAGATTCTATTTCAGACAGTTTCCACAAACTGATGAATGTCTTGTCATATGCAACAACGCATCCATTTGCCGTAACACGTTTGAATGAACTTTTGAAGTGGGTTCAAGGTGGTGAATATGATCAAATTCTGAGAGGTTTTTATAAGGATTTGGCCAATGAAAGAATTGCAGAAACTACAAAGAAGGCGGGGAAAGGTTATGCTGATGACTTCTTCAAGTTCACAGATTCGATTCTGAAAGGAGCTAAAGATGCAACAAGCTTTGCAAAAGAAAAAACAGAGGAAGCTTTTTCAAAAAAGGTAGAATCTGATGTTGAACAAGAGGAAGAGGAGGCGACTGAAGCAAGAAGCTCAGTAAAAGCTGAAGATATCTATGATTTTGTAGATGAAAAAGCGCAAGGGTTTAAAGACCTTGTCGATGATTTTCTGAGTAAGAAATAA
- a CDS encoding DUF2891 domain-containing protein: MRFLFFISFIFLVACTSTPQKQQEEEKTEVETLSSTLSIEQANRLSKLPLKCMDQEYPNKLSQTLASAEDLKSPKELHPAFYGCFDWHSSVHGHWMLVKLLKTFPELENAAEVREKLATNISKENIEKELAYFDHPYSKSYERTYGWAWLLKLAAELESWNDPLGKELSQNLQPLTDFIVGKYLDYLPKLNYPIRVGTHTNTAFGLTFAWDYAIQNNNTALKDIIEKKARVFFLNDTNAPLSWEPGGYDFLSPCMEEIDLMRRILPKEEFTLWLKNFLPQLSDKYFEWEPGKVSDRSDGHLVHLDGVNFSRAWCLSGISKTDPKYAHLKDLAQKHIDFSLPNIVDGDYMGEHWLASFALYALSEM, translated from the coding sequence ATGAGATTTTTATTTTTTATAAGCTTCATCTTTTTAGTTGCTTGTACTTCCACTCCTCAGAAACAACAAGAAGAAGAGAAAACAGAAGTAGAAACTTTATCCAGTACCTTATCAATTGAGCAAGCCAACCGATTATCTAAGCTTCCGCTCAAATGCATGGATCAAGAATATCCGAATAAACTTAGCCAAACCTTGGCTTCAGCGGAAGATTTGAAGTCTCCGAAAGAGTTGCACCCAGCTTTTTATGGTTGTTTTGATTGGCATTCATCGGTACACGGACATTGGATGTTGGTAAAGCTATTGAAAACATTTCCAGAATTAGAAAATGCAGCAGAGGTCAGAGAAAAGTTGGCGACTAATATTTCAAAAGAGAATATTGAAAAAGAGTTGGCTTATTTCGATCACCCTTATTCAAAATCTTATGAAAGAACTTATGGTTGGGCTTGGTTACTGAAATTAGCAGCAGAACTAGAGTCATGGAATGATCCGCTAGGAAAGGAATTGAGCCAGAACTTGCAGCCTCTCACAGATTTTATAGTTGGAAAATACCTTGACTATTTACCAAAGCTGAATTACCCAATTCGTGTAGGAACACATACCAACACAGCATTCGGACTTACTTTCGCTTGGGATTATGCCATTCAGAATAATAATACTGCTCTTAAAGATATCATAGAGAAAAAAGCGAGAGTATTTTTCTTGAATGACACGAATGCACCCTTGAGTTGGGAGCCGGGAGGTTATGATTTCCTTTCGCCTTGTATGGAAGAAATTGATTTGATGCGAAGAATTTTACCTAAAGAAGAATTTACACTTTGGTTGAAAAATTTCTTACCACAGCTTTCTGATAAATATTTTGAATGGGAGCCAGGAAAAGTGTCAGATCGAAGTGACGGACATTTGGTTCACCTTGATGGTGTGAATTTTTCGAGAGCCTGGTGTTTGAGTGGTATATCGAAGACTGACCCAAAATATGCTCATCTTAAAGATTTAGCACAAAAACATATTGATTTCTCTTTACCAAATATTGTAGATGGAGATTATATGGGAGAGCATTGGTTGGCTTCTTTTGCTTTATATGCACTTTCTGAAATGTAA
- a CDS encoding LON peptidase substrate-binding domain-containing protein, producing the protein MSDKIAFFPLNLVVFPGEKLNLHIFEPRYKQLIKDCINQEIEFGIPTYLDGSIKRFGTLMRIESIVNEYPDGRMDISTIGTRIFRAQEFINPIENKLYSGGKVIWVEDNDFVDDASKRKLVKDARELFELMGIEVEVDDSQPYLSYKLGHKVGLSTSQEYQLLTLENEKSRVDFLLDFIERALPYIKEVERTKLRVKMNGHFKNLDPLKF; encoded by the coding sequence ATGTCTGATAAAATAGCTTTCTTTCCATTAAATTTAGTCGTTTTTCCTGGTGAAAAACTCAACTTACACATTTTTGAACCACGTTATAAACAACTGATTAAAGACTGTATTAATCAGGAGATAGAATTCGGAATTCCGACCTATCTAGACGGTAGTATCAAAAGGTTTGGTACCCTAATGCGCATTGAGAGTATCGTTAATGAATATCCTGACGGTCGGATGGATATCTCAACGATAGGTACAAGAATATTCAGAGCGCAAGAATTTATAAACCCCATTGAAAATAAACTCTATTCGGGTGGTAAAGTCATTTGGGTAGAAGACAATGATTTTGTAGATGATGCTTCTAAAAGAAAACTTGTCAAAGATGCGCGAGAGCTCTTCGAATTGATGGGGATAGAAGTAGAAGTAGATGATTCTCAACCTTACCTTTCTTATAAGTTAGGACATAAAGTCGGGCTTTCTACAAGTCAAGAATATCAACTGTTGACACTTGAAAATGAAAAATCAAGAGTCGATTTTCTACTTGACTTTATTGAAAGAGCACTCCCTTACATTAAAGAAGTAGAAAGAACAAAGTTGCGAGTGAAAATGAATGGGCATTTCAAAAACCTAGATCCACTCAAGTTTTAA
- the queA gene encoding tRNA preQ1(34) S-adenosylmethionine ribosyltransferase-isomerase QueA: MKLSAFKFDLPEKLVAQYPAETRDEARMMVLHKDTGEIEHKLFKDIIQYFDEGDVFVVNDTKVFPARLYGNKEKTGAKIEVFLLRELNKESHLWDVLVDPARKIRVGNKLYFGDGELVAEVIDNTTSRGRTIRFLFDGDDAEFYKIIDDLGETPLPKDIERAAEPEDRDRYQTIFADRKGAVAAPTAGLHFTPQVMKRLEILGVDVAPITLHVGLGAFREVDVEDLTKHKMDSENFEVRQPTVDVVNNALTNKKKVIAIGTTTMRALETSVSANDLLKPNAGWTDKFIFPPYDFKITKGLLTNFHKPMSTLLMMSAAFGGYENVMAAYEEAKKEEYRFLTYGDCMLII; this comes from the coding sequence ATGAAGCTGTCCGCATTTAAGTTTGATTTACCAGAAAAACTTGTCGCTCAGTACCCTGCTGAAACTCGTGACGAAGCACGTATGATGGTGCTTCACAAAGATACAGGAGAGATCGAGCACAAACTTTTTAAAGATATCATCCAGTACTTCGACGAAGGAGACGTTTTTGTTGTCAACGACACCAAAGTTTTCCCTGCTCGTCTGTATGGAAATAAGGAAAAAACAGGAGCTAAGATTGAGGTTTTCTTGCTTCGTGAATTGAACAAAGAGTCACATCTTTGGGATGTTCTTGTAGATCCAGCACGTAAAATCCGTGTAGGAAACAAATTATACTTCGGAGATGGTGAGTTGGTTGCAGAAGTAATTGACAACACAACTTCAAGAGGTAGAACAATTCGTTTCTTATTTGACGGTGATGATGCCGAATTCTACAAAATCATTGATGATTTAGGAGAAACACCTCTTCCAAAAGATATCGAACGTGCTGCTGAACCAGAAGATCGTGATCGTTACCAAACAATTTTCGCAGATCGTAAAGGAGCTGTAGCTGCTCCAACAGCAGGACTTCACTTCACGCCTCAAGTAATGAAGCGTTTGGAAATCTTAGGTGTAGATGTAGCTCCAATTACATTGCACGTAGGTCTTGGTGCTTTCCGTGAAGTTGATGTAGAAGACTTGACGAAGCACAAAATGGATTCTGAAAACTTTGAAGTACGTCAGCCTACAGTAGATGTAGTGAACAACGCACTGACGAACAAAAAGAAAGTGATTGCGATTGGTACAACTACCATGAGAGCACTTGAAACTTCAGTATCAGCAAATGACTTATTGAAGCCAAATGCAGGATGGACAGATAAATTTATCTTCCCTCCTTACGATTTCAAAATCACAAAAGGTCTATTGACAAACTTCCATAAGCCAATGTCTACATTGCTTATGATGTCTGCAGCTTTTGGTGGTTACGAAAATGTAATGGCAGCATACGAGGAAGCTAAGAAAGAAGAATATCGCTTCTTGACTTATGGCGACTGTATGTTGATCATCTAA